The Agaribacterium sp. ZY112 genome includes the window CATCAATACTTTTCGAGTCAATTTTTATTGCTTTTCTAGGGGCTTTATTTGGCATGGTGCCTTTGTATGTCGTTTTTGATGGCTGGACAGCCACAACCCACAATACCGTTAATTTAAGCCAGTTAATGTTTAATTTTGATCTAGATTTAAGCTTGCTGCTAAAAGCGCTATCACTGGCACTGTTGATTGGTATTATTGGTGGCTTGTTACCGGCAATTAAAGCCATGCGTTTATCGGTTGTTGATGCCCTAAGAGACTAATTTTCATATGTGACTTTTGGCACCTGCGTTTAGAGACATGCTTAGTTAAACTTTTTCTGCAGTGGAGGTGATTCCTCTGTATTAACTAACTAGACAAAAGTAGGGCTTATTATGAAAATTATAGGATATTTATCTTCAAGGCTAAGCAATATTATTCTCATGGGTTTTAGCATTACTTGTCTATCTCAAGCAGCTGCTTCAGCAGAGTTAACTGTTAATGTAAGCGGGCTTAAGCAGGGACAGGGGCATTTGATGGTGGCTCTGTACACTGATGCAGCTTCGTATAAATCGAATACAGCTAGTCAATATGCCAAGGTTAAAGTGGCGGGTGAGCAAGAATTGGTTGTTTTTGAGGCGTTGGCCTCAGGAGACTACGCGATTAAAATGTATCAAGATGAGAATGATAATAATAAGTTTGATTACAATATAACGGGGTTTATCCCTAAAGAAGCTTATGGCTTTAGTAACAACAAGGGGCGCTTTGGTGAACCTAGTTATGAAAAGTCACGCTTCACAGTCGACGGCGACACCAGCATCAGTATCACCTTATTTTAAGTAAAGGTAGGCAGCTAAGATGTATGAAAATATTAAGAGAAATTGGCTATTAAACTTTTCTGGTTTTGTGGCGTGGTTGCTCGTAAGCTTTTTGGTGCTAAAGAACTTAGATCTTAATAGTGTATTTGTAGTTAGAGCGTTTGCCTTTTTGCTATTTTTTGTTTGTTTTTCCCTGCTGGTATCATCAAATCAAGGGGAGAATATTTCTCGAAATAAAGCGCTTATTGTCTTAGAGCTTGTTTTGGTTCTATTTTTGCTTACGAATGATCAGTTTCAGTTTTCTGCTATTTTGTTTGTCTTGATTGCAGCACAATTGCCGATAGTTCTAAATCGAAAACAGGCTTTATTATCTATAGCTGCTATATCTTTGGCGCATCTTGTTGTTTTGTATGTGTTTCATGAGGCGGATGCTTTGTTTTCTGTTCTTTTGTACTTGGTCTTGCAGCTTTTTGGCTATTCAACATTAGAGCTTGCGCTCAGGGAGGCAAGGGCAAAAGAAGAGTTGAGCCTATTAAATCAGGAGCTTTTGGCGACACGCTTTATACTAAAGGAGACATCTAAAAGACAAGAGCGTCTACGTATCTCTCGGGATTTACATGACGTTATCGGCCATCAGCTTACGGCACTGTCGCTGAATTTAGAGGTGGCTAGTCATAAGGTTGCACCTGAGCATAAAGCCTTGCTACAAGATAATGTGTTGCTTGCTAGGGATTTATTAAATGATGTCCGCAAGGTGGTGAAAGAGATTCGCGATGAGGAGCAGTTTGATTTATATGAGCGCTTGATGGCTTTAGTTGACCAACTGCCTAGCTTAGAGCTAGTTGTTGTATCTAAAGTAGAGATTAAATCCAGTGTTTTGAATCAACAGTTATTGTGCTGTTTACAAGAGGGGATTAGTAATGCCCTTCGCCACGGTGCTGCGAGCAACTTAAGTTTAAGCTGCGAAA containing:
- a CDS encoding DUF2141 domain-containing protein; its protein translation is MKIIGYLSSRLSNIILMGFSITCLSQAAASAELTVNVSGLKQGQGHLMVALYTDAASYKSNTASQYAKVKVAGEQELVVFEALASGDYAIKMYQDENDNNKFDYNITGFIPKEAYGFSNNKGRFGEPSYEKSRFTVDGDTSISITLF
- a CDS encoding sensor histidine kinase; the encoded protein is MYENIKRNWLLNFSGFVAWLLVSFLVLKNLDLNSVFVVRAFAFLLFFVCFSLLVSSNQGENISRNKALIVLELVLVLFLLTNDQFQFSAILFVLIAAQLPIVLNRKQALLSIAAISLAHLVVLYVFHEADALFSVLLYLVLQLFGYSTLELALREARAKEELSLLNQELLATRFILKETSKRQERLRISRDLHDVIGHQLTALSLNLEVASHKVAPEHKALLQDNVLLARDLLNDVRKVVKEIRDEEQFDLYERLMALVDQLPSLELVVVSKVEIKSSVLNQQLLCCLQEGISNALRHGAASNLSLSCEKNGTHIKLELLDDGSGLNLDNELALGSGLRGMNERLARFNGEAKLCSESKQGCLLRLQAEDSYD